DNA sequence from the Drosophila sechellia strain sech25 chromosome 3L, ASM438219v1, whole genome shotgun sequence genome:
ctgcatcaggatctgctgctgctgttgttgcgaAATGATAGGCATTtggttttgctgctgctgcgcctgaATCGTCTGCATCGGCAAggattgttgttgtggttgctgctgAAGAGTGTTAACCATAGACGGGTGCCCATTAAGTGGCGTCTGCTGTGGCTGTTGAATCATATTTGGATGTACGCTCTGCTGCTGTGGCTGTAGGTTAGACAGCTGTTGCACGTGggtgccattttgattgaCCACTTGAGGCACTACAATGCACTGATTCCCTGCTCCACTTGTGGTAGTAGAGGTTCCACCTGGCAACTGGTGGATCTGCTGGGGCTGTTGGTATATCAACTGAATTCCGTTAATGGCCAGCGGAACATTTTGAATAGGAGAGCTGATGACTTCGGTTGGAGTGTTGACCACGCTGCCGTTCTGAACGGAGTTGTTGGTCTGCACCTGGCCTCCAGGGCCGGCGACTTGGAGGTCGATCTTAAGTTGAGCTTGAGCAGGCTCCTCAACTCCGGTTGAAGTTTTCTGCTCCTGCACACGACTGACACTAAATCGCGAAATTTTACGCGCGCTTGGTTTGACGATCTCTTCAACTTGTTTAGGAACCACTGACAATGTTGCTGATGCAGACTAAAAATGAAAGAAGTTAGAAATAAgtgaaaatgtatataaaaaaaaaagattggTTTCTTGCCTCTTCTGTGTTTTCGGTATTTCGCAAAGCTGCCAATTTCTTTTCCAAATCCGCTATTGAATTTTGGTTAATTGATCCATTGCTGGGATTCCTTTGCGGAGGATCACTGCTGTTCGTTAAAATGGAAGTGGCAGAAGGTTTTTCCAAACTGGGCTGCTTGGAGAGTTGCTTCTCATGACCCGTGCAAATGGTAATTCCAACCGACGCCTCAGTGGGAGTCGGATCCGAGTTGCTTACTGTCCCCTCAAGATTAGTGGCTGTGTGCAGGTGTACATCGGATCCCACGGATCCCACGCTGTTGTCGATGGATGTACGACGTGAGTTGTAGACGGAGGAGCCTGAGCCCCTGGCGGATGTTAAGGCTGCAGTGGGAGTATTCTGACCTACTGAGGGTGCTGAAGGGCCTGCTCCGTTATTTGGCTTGGTTATCTAAGGGAAACAAGATATTTATTATAAGAAACATGTTCAGAATCAGATCAGAATCATTTGAATCTCATTCAACGAGATTTTGTTTTGGAATTTTGTAGAATGGTACTTCACCTTCACCTCTGCTCGGCtattttgtaattataaattacCTCTTGTGTCTGTGGTTGTCCAGAAGTCGCCTTTAGGGAGGACATTGCTGGGGAAGCTTGATGAGGAGCTCTGTTGTTAATCGAGGCCACTACAGCGGAGGCGAACGCGTGGGCATGAGTGATGTTTTCCAGTTCTATTTTTAACTGCTCTAGAGTGTTGGCCGCTCCAACTCCCTGGTTGCCTACTGCCTGTGCAGATTTATCTTTTGGCTTCTCCGCTTCCGCTTCTGTGGCCTGCTGAGCGTTTTCCGAAGTACCCACTGCGGCCTTGTTGGGCATGTCAAAGGTTATTTTCACTGTGGTCAAATCGTCAAGACTTCTAGTATGCTTCAAGTCCTCTTGAATCTTCAGGTGACGATTCAAGGGCAAATTCAGGCTGCGAGGAGCACCATTGCCGGCCGACTCCAAGAGCTTTTGCATTCTGGCTATGGCAAGGGAGCAAGTTTTCTTATCCTTGCCATCGTCAAGCGGTGGCTCTGGACCAGTTGGAGTAATGTTGCTGTCGGGCATATAGTCAATCGATAGCGAAGTGTACTCCGAGGCCGTGCTTGTTTTTCGAGAAACGGAACCAGAACCGATGGTCACGTCATTGCTGCTATTGGGCGCATCCCTCGATGCGGTTGATGAGGAAGACATGGTCGAAGTGGTTGTGGGCGGAGTGCTGACGTTCAGCTGTGGTTCCTTCGCATTTGGTATGTTGGATACATGGGACCTGGCCTCTAAAGTCAAGTTGCAGTTCGACTGTTCAGCGCCTCCGCCACCGGATGGCAGGGTTTCAACGCCATGGATAGTGGGCTCAAACATCTTTGTGATGTCGCTGGCGGTTTCATCCCGCTAAAATAAGTTGGTTAAATGTGAGTTATAAAAGTCAAGCAAATTTGATTGTGCATAATTACATAAttacttaaaataaaaatgtattcaaagtggaacttaaataaaaaatatatattaattattaagccCACTTTTGATTATCAAAAAAGAgcagaagaaaaaattaatgatACTCCTGAATAAAGTTTTTCAAAATAAGATCTATATAAGTTCAAACTTTAATTGTACTATTGGTTTGTGTTGGGGCCTTAAAAACTGAAATTGATAAAAAGTTTAATGAAGCCTGGTAACCAATTATACAGACTTTCCATAGAATAACaataacttattttaaatGAACGATTTAGTGGTCAAATGAtctattttttaatgaaattatctAACAAAATGTAAAACGTAAAAGctatataaacattaaaaaaaaagggtcAACATTTTCTTCAAGAAAAAGTTTTAGTTATATAAGACATTAATATTGAATATCGAATGTTCACTTTTCAATGTTATCTGTAAAATTTGTAAATCTGAAAACCTTCTATAATCAGATCATGAAACGAACAATAAATATAGGTTAAACTATAAACGAACTTCaatataattaacttttgAGTTGTCTaacaataaaagaaaaatcctTGTAAGTAaagaaacattttaaatttagctAGGAAACAATAAGTGTTTACATAAGCCCAGTGCACACAACACTTACAGATCTATGTCTTTGGTGTGACCTAAACGTGGAACGCTGTCGAGTTAGAGACGCGTGTCGGACCTGTTTTATTATAGTAGGGATAGACAATCAAAAAACATGGATTTTGTGATATTGATATTAAATCGCTTAGTCAAGTATTTTACGAAATCTTGTGAGCATCATTTTCTCGATTTTGAATAGCTGATTTTCGTAGGAAAAGGAGGAGTTGGTTGGACTCATGTAGCATTGGAAATACTGAAGTAATTTGAATAGTCAACGAAAACATGTGTTAGATAAAGACAAATATCATTATATTTGTGAAAATTACTCGTGATGCTTAGTGAAGTCTTTAAAGTTTGAGTTTTAATTAAAGGATCGGACTACTACTACAACTGGTTTTAATTTGGGTAAAAATATGTGCGGCGTGGTAATTTGTTACCATTAGGAGCACAAATAAGAAGGGCTATAAAAGTAATCTTTATCTATATCTAAAAGTTGCTGAGTTCTAAAAAAATCGGGGAATCATTATATTCATTACGGGTTTATCCAATGAACAGTGTCCATCTGTGCGCTTAAAGAACCATAAGGCCTCGTAAGAATAGTCTTCATTGAGCAAAAAATTTCTGTGGAATTAATTTTGTGATAGCGATGTACCTTTTCAATATTGCGGCGATAATTTGTCGGTATAGGGATTTGATTGGGATTCTGTTTGACTTGGTCAACAATTTCATTGATCATTTCCACAAAAACTGTACTTTGACAATTAGAAAGCAAATCTTGGGCGATCTGAAAACAAAAGAATTTGATGATTGAGTTTTGGTTAGAGCAAGAGATTCTCTTACCAATTTATTGGCTATTTCAACCGGATTTACGTCTCCTATGTCGAATTTAAATGTAATcgttttaagtttattttccATGTGGCAGTTTATGACGCTGCCCTCGTCAACGCTGGTTACACTAAGCTTGGGAATCCTTTCGTTGCCGCTCCGGTTGGAACGCCTCGGTTTCTGGGAACGTGTGCCCGTGCCTGTctgcttttgctgcttttcCGCATCACCAGAGTTCTGGGGTTCTGTCTTCGGTGCAGTTTCGAGGGCTCCGTGGGCGCTATTTAGAGACATTGCATCCGTTGCTACATTCGCATCTTTGTTGACCTGTATTGGCTGCAGATTTTCCTGTTGCACAGGCACTTGCGAAGAAATCTGTGAGATTTGCTCTACTGCAGGTTGATGCTGTTGCGGTTGTTGCTGAACCACGTGTGGATGCTGTGTCTGGGGCTGTGGTTGCTGTGTCTGGGCAtgtggttgctgttgttgggGCTGTTGTACCAAAGGCTGCTGATGCTGGACCAAAGGCTGCTGATGCTGAACCagcggttgctgctgctggaccaaaggctgctgctgttggacCAAAGGAGGCTGCTGTTGCACCAAAggcagttgttgctgttgcaccaagggctgttgctgctgttggaccataggctgttgctgctgctggctcatgggctgttgttgctgggcTGGCTGGCTATGCAGCAATTGCTGCAATTGTTGCTCCAAAGGCATTGACAGTTGTATGGGTTGCTGCGTGGGCTGTTGTATAAATTGCGTTGGCTGTGGTGGTACGGCCGATAATCCGggatgctgttgctgttgtggatCACTGAGCGCTACTTGTCCGCCCTGCTGATTGTAAGTCTGCTGTACTGGGGGTGCCACGGAAGTCGGCGGAACTTGCATCTGCACTGGGATCTGAATAGGTTGCTGATGCGGTGCCATGACTTGCGATCCCGTAACgagctgctgatgttgttgctgcggcaTTGCCTGCGCATACTGCTGTAcgaattgctgttgctggagttgttgttgttggagttgctgttgttgtatttgctgttggtgctgctgttgcagttgctgttgttgaagctgctgctgctgaagctGTTGCAGCTGATGCTGGgccagttgctgctgcataaTCTGTTGCTGATGTGAGACGGctgcttgttgttgctgcaagATCTGTTGCTGAATTTGAAGAGGCTGCGaaagctgttgctgctggccagCTTGCTGCATTGCATAAGCTTGTTGCATGTTTACGGCCTGCTgaggctgttgctgctgaaaATATTGCTGGGCCTGTTGCTGAgcaatttgttgctgttgagTCAAATCCGGAGCCTGCACGTTAGTGTGCATAAGCTGctgaagttgctgctgcagtggctgttgttgttgctgtggctgctgctcaTGTGGCTGCGGAGGCAAAACAGTTTGGGGCTGCTGTTGCGCACCAACTTGCTGCACTTGAACTtgctggggtatctgctgCATCATTtgtggttgctgctgttggttgACTTGCTGCTGCGGCATGACCTGATGATTGACTGTTGGTGCCACTACgggttgttgctgttgcatttgTTGACTGCCTGTCGGCGATATGACCTGGTTATTGGTCATCTCCTGCATCGATGCATTCGAATTTTGATAAGAGGCCAGCTGTGGCGGTTGAATGTAGTGCACCGTCGGCTTCTGTTGCATGGGAATAGCCGGTGACGGAATAGCCTGTGGCTGCACCGAGATCAACTGGGAAACAGGCACTTGACCTGGGACCTGAACAGGTTGCTGAATGCCACTGTTCGGAATCGAAGTGTTCGAGCGAGTGGACAGCTGCTGCGGTTCGACGCTGTTCGTGGATAGAGCAAGGCTTGTTTCTGAATCAGTGTTAAGCAGGTCATATCTTAGCTGCAGGCGCTGATTCCATTTAACAccatcctcctcgtcctcagactcctcctcctcttcctcatCTTCATCGACGTTGGTCGGCAAACTCTCACGTTGCTTTTGCAATGCCAATTTTTCCAAACGAGACTTCTCGTTTTGCAGCTTGATTTGAGTTTGACGCTGGGCACGTTCTTTAAGCAACGACACCACCTGCACTTTTAAAAGCCGAGCTACAGCGCGAGAGTCGTCCTCAGATATAATATTTTCCTTCATCATTTCTTGCGCAATCTGTTCGTACTCGTCATGCTTGATGTTGTACTCAAACTGAATTGCCTCGTTTTCCTTATGACGGGACGAGCGCTTCTTGGGATCCATAAACCGCAGTCTGAACTCGATGATGCTGATGCTCGGATCAGAAAGGAACTGTTCCGAAGCAGTTGGCTCAACTCGTATACCGATATCTTCGTCAAAGAACTCCGATTCTAGCAGTTCATTGCAGCTGGGCCGATCCTCCTTCTTTAGTTCAATGCACCGTTCGATGATGTCGCGCACGTTGGGGTCCTCCACCTTAGCCAGCGCCGCTGGCTTAATGCCCGATATCACCTTTTTGTAGATCTGGGCTGGACCCTTGCACTCACTGTAAGGATATTCGGAAATGGCCATCTCCAACATGCACATGCCGAATGCATATACGTCCACCGACTCGTCGTAGTGCTCCTCGTACATTTCCGGGGCCATGAACTCCGGCGTACCAATCACAGATTTTGCGTGGGAGCGGTTTTTCAAAGTTGCCAGGCCCAAGTCGCCGATTTTAACACTACCAGTGGTGCcagttataaaaatattatcaCATTTCAAATCACGATGAATTATAGGAAATTGACGAGTATGCAGGAAGTTAAGGCCTTTTAATATCTGGCGACACCATGACTTCAATACCTTTGGGTGTATTTTCTTGAATCGTTTCAAATAGCTACAAGGAAATAAGTGTATATGTTTACAATTAGCCCATTAAAATCAAGTTTTACGCTTACGATTTCAAAGTTCCAGATAACATTAGTTCGGTGACTAGTACAATATTCTTCTTGCGGCCAATAGGAAACTCCCAATATGTATAAAACCGCACTATGTTTGGGTGCTGAAGTTTCTTCAGCATGTCTGCCTCCTCGCGAAATCTAGTACGTTCACTTTTTTTTACTTGCTTGTCCTGTAAAATAGgtaaataaaattgtacaTTTTTATGTTACCTAATGATTACTTTAATTGTGATGATCCATTATATAAAAAAGATTactcaattaaaaattcatgATAATTATTATCTATCTGATAACTTGCTCATGCAAGTTTGGGATCATGTTAGCTTTGactaataatactaatacATATGCCCAATGACACAACAATAATTGACTTAGGAAGTTTTTTATCTTACCAATAACTCGCACCAGGCAACTGGAACACCCGTCAACGTGTCCAGGCCACGATAGACAGTTTTAAAGGAACCGCGTCCGACTTCCTTATCGTACTTAAAGAATCGTCCGCACGGCGACATGGCCACCGGATCATCGTCCTCATCGCTCTTACTCTTGGATATCGATGTAGCTGAAGATGTGGTGGAGACCAGCGACGTGGAGGGCAGAAGAGATGCAGATGCATCTGTCGAGGACCCGGT
Encoded proteins:
- the LOC6616468 gene encoding serine/threonine-protein kinase WNK1, producing MDSKIEPADAISNQKAGLTSGKPKKDKSVKGTSQAVVSDTKKMEARKSSSDTVIEPLIKQQAPLHSSKTTPTTLTANFVQNIRFVRKNVEQSGRNTNPLQFVELETEFPRDYDDNIEMLSREAEHLEEQFRTPTRSNATDATSHHVAGIIDNIITEASRSLTIEKTEDDVPLKSSTKHSSGVKRVGFQVEEKDDTEVQSEKQAKSIDDITKKAESSEASAEEAAVTGSSTDASASLLPSTSLVSTTSSATSISKSKSDEDDDPVAMSPCGRFFKYDKEVGRGSFKTVYRGLDTLTGVPVAWCELLDKQVKKSERTRFREEADMLKKLQHPNIVRFYTYWEFPIGRKKNIVLVTELMLSGTLKSYLKRFKKIHPKVLKSWCRQILKGLNFLHTRQFPIIHRDLKCDNIFITGTTGSVKIGDLGLATLKNRSHAKSVIGTPEFMAPEMYEEHYDESVDVYAFGMCMLEMAISEYPYSECKGPAQIYKKVISGIKPAALAKVEDPNVRDIIERCIELKKEDRPSCNELLESEFFDEDIGIRVEPTASEQFLSDPSISIIEFRLRFMDPKKRSSRHKENEAIQFEYNIKHDEYEQIAQEMMKENIISEDDSRAVARLLKVQVVSLLKERAQRQTQIKLQNEKSRLEKLALQKQRESLPTNVDEDEEEEEESEDEEDGVKWNQRLQLRYDLLNTDSETSLALSTNSVEPQQLSTRSNTSIPNSGIQQPVQVPGQVPVSQLISVQPQAIPSPAIPMQQKPTVHYIQPPQLASYQNSNASMQEMTNNQVISPTGSQQMQQQQPVVAPTVNHQVMPQQQVNQQQQPQMMQQIPQQVQVQQVGAQQQPQTVLPPQPHEQQPQQQQQPLQQQLQQLMHTNVQAPDLTQQQQIAQQQAQQYFQQQQPQQAVNMQQAYAMQQAGQQQQLSQPLQIQQQILQQQQAAVSHQQQIMQQQLAQHQLQQLQQQQLQQQQLQQQHQQQIQQQQLQQQQLQQQQFVQQYAQAMPQQQHQQLVTGSQVMAPHQQPIQIPVQMQVPPTSVAPPVQQTYNQQGGQVALSDPQQQQHPGLSAVPPQPTQFIQQPTQQPIQLSMPLEQQLQQLLHSQPAQQQQPMSQQQQQPMVQQQQQPLVQQQQLPLVQQQPPLVQQQQPLVQQQQPLVQHQQPLVQHQQPLVQQPQQQQPHAQTQQPQPQTQHPHVVQQQPQQHQPAVEQISQISSQVPVQQENLQPIQVNKDANVATDAMSLNSAHGALETAPKTEPQNSGDAEKQQKQTGTGTRSQKPRRSNRSGNERIPKLSVTSVDEGSVINCHMENKLKTITFKFDIGDVNPVEIANKLIAQDLLSNCQSTVFVEMINEIVDQVKQNPNQIPIPTNYRRNIEKRDETASDITKMFEPTIHGVETLPSGGGGAEQSNCNLTLEARSHVSNIPNAKEPQLNVSTPPTTTSTMSSSSTASRDAPNSSNDVTIGSGSVSRKTSTASEYTSLSIDYMPDSNITPTGPEPPLDDGKDKKTCSLAIARMQKLLESAGNGAPRSLNLPLNRHLKIQEDLKHTRSLDDLTTVKITFDMPNKAAVGTSENAQQATEAEAEKPKDKSAQAVGNQGVGAANTLEQLKIELENITHAHAFASAVVASINNRAPHQASPAMSSLKATSGQPQTQEITKPNNGAGPSAPSVGQNTPTAALTSARGSGSSVYNSRRTSIDNSVGSVGSDVHLHTATNLEGTVSNSDPTPTEASVGITICTGHEKQLSKQPSLEKPSATSILTNSSDPPQRNPSNGSINQNSIADLEKKLAALRNTENTEESASATLSVVPKQVEEIVKPSARKISRFSVSRVQEQKTSTGVEEPAQAQLKIDLQVAGPGGQVQTNNSVQNGSVVNTPTEVISSPIQNVPLAINGIQLIYQQPQQIHQLPGGTSTTTSGAGNQCIVVPQVVNQNGTHVQQLSNLQPQQQSVHPNMIQQPQQTPLNGHPSMVNTLQQQPQQQSLPMQTIQAQQQQNQMPIISQQQQQQILMQQQQGSQQGSQQFNLPGTQQTHPQHQFIQSQPNQLHSLPPQVVSMPQGNLPHQLPPMQTMGAQQQMISQQQHQLQMQSHMHQQNMPGMYNQQTGARVAAPQNFAGAVPNHLLQQSPLMASQQPAQPMQHVMQPIFNATSGEVTEEPVSLAATHPHLLPSDIQSDIKHNLDSLVNQLCNTRLGTNQHQRLLLLRQRQLIEEDELRLKHYVEYEKFQKALRQSISTNVPANAAYYSAAAAQLPTNLAAPAAPSSSNPTSTSSANT